The genomic segment CACCGGCCATCGAGATGGCGTCCAATCAGGGACAAATCGCCTGGATTCCCGCCGCCGTCGGCTTCTTATTAGGCGGAGCATTCCTGCGGGGGGTTGATGTCCTGCTGCCGCATCTGCATTTGGGCTATCCGACCGAAGAGGCCGAGGGCATTCATACCTCCTGGCGGCGGAGCGTTCTGCTGGTTCTGGCCATTACCCTGCACAATATTCCGGAGGGACTGGCGGTCGGCATTGCGTTCGGCGCCCTCAAATACGGCCTGTCCGAAGCGAGCTTCAGCGGAGCCCTGGCCCTGGCTATCGGCATCGGCATCCAGAACTTCCCCGAAGGAGCGGCCGTATCGGTTCCGCTCCGCCGCGAAGGGTTCAGCCGCCTGAAAAGTTTCTGGTACGGCCAGCTGTCCGGCGCGGTCGAGCCGATTGCGGGCGTCCTCGGTGCCTGGGCGGTGATGAGCATTACGCCCCTGCTGCCGTATGCCCTGGCCTTTGCCGCCGGCGCCATGATTTTCGTCGTTATCGAAGAAGTCATCCCCGAATCGCAGCGGGCCGGCCATGTGGACCTGGCCACCACCTTTGCCATGCTCGGCTTTACCGTGATGATGATTCTGGATGTAGCCCTCGGCTAGCCGCCGTCAGGAGTTTGGCTGCGTCTTTTTTCTGCGCGTGAGAATGTGATAGCCCAGCATCAGGACAAAAAAGACCAGCAGCAATTGAAGGATTCGTTTGGCGGCGTGATCGACGGAGGCGTTAATCTGCCGGGTAATCTGGTCCTGGGTCTGGGGCATCTGCTGCAGCGATAATACAACCTGATGGATTTGTTCGGCCGACCGGCCGATATTTAACACGAGGGCATCAAAATCCCGCATCGTAAACGGCGGACCGGCCTGGGGGTCTCGTTCGCTGCGAACCAGAAACGGCTCAACCAGTGCGCGAGCCGCCTCGGCAGCCCGGGCGACTTCCCCCGCCGTCTCCCGCAGCGTTCGCCCTGTCTGGTCCAGCGATTCAATCGCCGCCCGCACTTCCGCCGCCGTCCCTTGAGCCGATGCAAGGGTCTGATTCAGGGCCGACGAAGAAGAGTCCTCCTCGAGCATAGACGTCAGTTTCTCCGCCGCAGCCGACATCCGGACACTGCTTTCCGAAAACCGCTCCAGACTGGTCAGCAGCGACTGCATCTGTTCAGAACCAAACCATTCTTCCATAAACAGCTGGGCCTCCCAGTGCATCATCTCCGGCAGGTCGCGGACGACATCCGTAAACCGCTCGGCAGTATTGCGGAACTGATAGACGGCATCGGCTGTGCGGTCCACTCCGCGCATCGCACTGAACGGCGCCATCGGAATCGTAATCACATTCATCAGCGGATTCGGACCTTCCTTCCGTTCTTTGGTAGCCATCACAATCAGATTGGAGTAGGTGCCGCGAATCGGATTCCGCCGGGCAAACTCCATCAGATTGTCATAGGCCTCCTGGTACTTCTGCTCATCGAGAAACAGCCGGGCGATTCGCTGGATTTCCTCCTGAACCTCGCGGGTAAACGCAATCACGACAGACTGTTTGTCCCCGTAAAGTTCCATCCCGTCTCCCTGTTCCAGATACAGACGCATCCGGAGGGTAAAGCCCCAAATCTCCAGAAAGGCCACCACCGGGTCGGAGGGCTCCAGCATGGTGTCAATCGCCGAGATGATGCGCATACGCATCTGGAGGCTGGTGCGCTGAGACCGCCGGGTCCCATTGACGGTATCGAGCTGTTCGCCGATCCGCTTCAGCTCCGCCACATAGTAATCCCGATAGCTGTTCAGCAGGTCCCGCAGCTCCTCTTTGCTGATCATCCCCTGACGGGGTGTTCTCATCCTCCCGAGCATGGACCGCTGCCCCGGCTCACAGCCGAACCCGAGCAGGAACAGCCCGCTTAGCAGAAATACAGTTATTCTCAAACGCATACGAAACTCCCTGAAATCTCTCTCTTTATCTATTGTACCCAGAAAAAGGAACAAAGGAAAATCGAAATCGTTCTTTTCTTTAGGGCATACCCCCCTCCCCGGAGCGATTCACCTTTGACGAGGCGCCCCGCGGCGATTATAATTATTCCGAACCTGCGCATCTTAACGCCTTCGGAGAATCGCTATGGAAACGATATTGCTGCTCACGCTCATCGGAATCGGAATTGTCGTCGTCAGCATTCTACTGACGGTCTCTTCACTGCGGCGCGATGTCGTTTCCCAGCAGAAAACCAATGAACTCTTTCAGCAGCAGCTGGAACAGATGCGCCAGAGCACTCTGATTCTCTCTCAAACACTCGACAAAAACCTGCAAATGGGCCAGGAGAGCATCAGCCGGTTTCTGGCCCACAGCGGACAGACCCTGGGCGAGCTGAAGGAACAGCTGGGCCGACTCAAAAGCGACAGCGAACAGATGCTGCGCATCGGCCAGGAGGTTCGCAAGCTTCAGGATATTCTCAAAGCCCCCAAACTGCGAGGACAAATCGGCGAATATTCGCTGGAGGGGCTTCTGGGCAATATTCTGCCCGCCGAACATTTCACCATTCAGCACACCTTCAAAAACGGC from the Anaerohalosphaeraceae bacterium genome contains:
- a CDS encoding ZIP family metal transporter; protein product: MLERLEQLNPIVQALLATLFTWGLTALGAGTVFFFKSINRRTLDAMLSFAAGVMIAASYWSLLAPAIEMASNQGQIAWIPAAVGFLLGGAFLRGVDVLLPHLHLGYPTEEAEGIHTSWRRSVLLVLAITLHNIPEGLAVGIAFGALKYGLSEASFSGALALAIGIGIQNFPEGAAVSVPLRREGFSRLKSFWYGQLSGAVEPIAGVLGAWAVMSITPLLPYALAFAAGAMIFVVIEEVIPESQRAGHVDLATTFAMLGFTVMMILDVALG